ACATTTGCGCGGTGAGGTACCGGATTTTCGCGACTGTCTGCTCTCCGCGCCGGACATCGTGGCGCTCGACATCAAACGCGAAGCGAGCCGCGTGGGCCGCGTCGAGCTGTGAGGTTCCTGCTCGACACGAGCGTCATCTCCGAGGCGCGCATGCCCGCGGGGAACGCCCGCTCCGGAAACTGGCGATCTTCCCGTTGACTCTCTTGCGGTTCGGCCCGTACGCTTGCGGATGCTCTGGAATTGGAGGTGCCGAATGGAGCGAGCAGGCGCGCCACGGCGCATTCGTGACCCAGGGGGCACGCCCGGCGGTCTCGGCTCGTTCCTCCTTGGCCTCGTGCTCACCGCGGGGGGAGCGTACCTGATCCTCAATCAAGTCCAGGTCTACGGCGGGTACTGGCGTTGGTTCGGGCCCAACACCTTCGGACTGACGCTCATTCCCGTTGTGCTGGGGGTCGGATTGCTCTTCTTCGACGGGAAGTCACTACCGGGCTGGATTCTTTCGATCGTCGGCGTCGTCGTGATCTTTGCGGGCGTGCTCTCCAGCATGGAGATCTACTTTCGGCAGACGAGTCTGTACAACGTGCTCGTCATGCTGGTGCTGTTCGTGGGCGGCCTGGGACTCATGGCGCGAGCGGTTCGGTGACGGTCGACGGACGGACCCGCCGGCGGCGCCGCTGACGCTAGCGCGCTTCCAAAACGCGGACGAGGAGATCGTGGAGCATTCGCTGGTCGGCCTCGGGAAGGCAGGACACGCACGGCGGGGCCTCGCGGAGCCGTCGCGCGAGCGTCGACCGGATCTGCTCGCCTTTCGCCGTTAGCGCGAGCCCTTTGACACGGCGGTCGCGGCCGTCGGGTCGACGCTCGACGAGGCCGCGAGCCTCGAGTCGGTCCACCAGTCCGGTGATGTTCGAGGGATGACATTGCAGGCGGGCGGCAAGCTCTCGCATGGAGATGGGCCGCTCGTCTTCCAGCTCGCTCAATGCGATGGCCTGACTCGTCGCCAGCTCCAGCTCGGCAGCCGCGGCATCCACATGCTGGTGCACGCGCTCGAACGTGAGGCGCAGCAGCAAGGACCAGACACGATCCGCGAGGTTGTCAGCCGGACCCGGTCGATCCTGGTGCATGATCCCTATGATAGTCCATGCCATTGATCGTTGACAAAACGCGGATAGTTGAGTACAACAACTATCAGCGTGCTCACGCAACTGGAGCTTGAGTTGACCGAACAGAAACTTCTTCTTCCGCTCGTGGCCCTCACCGACCGTGTGGTCATGCCTCACATGGCGGTCCCCATCGCCATCGAGTCTGATGAGGCGCGCGCGGCGATCGCGGCAGCGCGAGAGACGAGCGGCCTGGTGATTCTGGTGCCGAGGATCGACGGGCGCTATGCCCGAGTCGGCACCGTCGCGCACATCGATGAGTCCGGGCGCCTGCCGGACGGCCGCGCAGCGTCGATTCTGCGCGGCCTCCACCGCGGCGTGCTCAATAGCGCGGCGGAGGAGCGCGCCGGGGCGTTGTGGGTGACCGTGGAGCCGGCGCCGGACCCGCCGCTCGACCAGCTGCCCGGCCGCGCGCGGGAGCTGGCCAAGGAGTATCGCGCCATCGTGGAGAGCCTCCTCGAGCTGCGCGATGCGACCGCGATCGCCCATTCGCTGCGGGGTGTCGAGCACCCGGGACAGCTCGCCGACCTTTCGGGCTATTCACCCGACTTGAAGCTCCGCCAGCAGCTCGAGATCCTCGAGGAGCGCAACGTCGTAACGCGCCTCGAGAAGCTGATCTCCTGGAGCCGCGAGATCCTCGCGGAGCAATCTCTGAAGGACAAGATTCGAAGCGAAGTGGACGAGGGGCTCGAAAAGCGCCAGCGAGAGTTCTATCTTCGCCAGCAGCTCGAGGCCATCAAGCGTGAGCTGGGTGAGGACGAGGACGACGCCGCGTCGGAGTACCGCCGGCGCATCGCCGACACGCCGTTTCCCGACGACGTGCGGAAGGAAGTCGAGCGCGAGCTGAAGCGCCTCGAGCGCACCAGCGAGCAAAATCCCGAGCAGGGATGGATCCGCAACTACCTGGACTGGATGCTGGATCTGCCGTGGGGTAAGAGCTCGGAAGATCAGTTCGACATCGCGGAAGCTCGGCGGATCCTCGATGCGGATCACACCGGGCTCGAAGACGTAAAGGACCGCATCATCGAGTACCTGGCGGTAAAGAAGCGCCGCGCGAGCCGACAGCTCCTGCCCGTGGGCGGGCGCGGCTCCGGCGCGATCATCACCCTCGTAGGGCCGCCGGGAGTCGGCAAGACCTCGCTCGGCGAGTCCATCGCCCGGGCGCTCGGTCGGAAATTTGCCCGCGTCTCCCTCGGTGGAATTCATGACGAGGCGGAGATCCGCGGCCACCGCCGCACATACGTGGGCGCGATGCCGGGGCGCATCGTCCGGGCATTGAAGGAAGCGGGCACGATGAACCCCGTGATCATGTTGGACGAGGTGGACAAGGTCGGCGCCGACTGGCGCGGCGATCCGTCGTCAGCGCTGCTCGAGGTGCTCGATCCCGCCCAGAACCACACGTTCCGGGATCACTACCTGGAAGTCGATCTCGACCTCTCAGACGTGCTGTTCATTCCGACCGCGAACGTGGTCGATACGATTCCCGGTCCGCTGCTGGACCGGATGGAGATCGTTCAGCTCGACGGCTACACCGTCCAGGAGAAGCTCGCCATCGCGCGGGACCATCTCGTGCGGCGCCAGCTCGCGCGCAACGGGCTGGATGCCGGGGAGGTCGGCATCACCGATTCGGGGCTGCTCGCCATCATCGAGGGCCACACTCGGGAATCGGGCGTCCGGAACCTCGAGCGGCAGATCGGCAAGCTCCTGCGCAAAGCGGCGACGAAGATCGACGCCGGCGAGCTTTCGACCCCGGCGGAGATCGGCGACGCAGACGTGTCGACCTACCTCGGGCGGCCGCGATTCACGCCGGAGGTGGCCGAGCGCACGGATACGCCCGGTGTGGCAACCGGGCTCGCCGTCACGGGGACGGGCGGCGAGGTGCTGTTCATCGAGGCGACCCACATGCCTGGCGACCGGGGTCTGACCTTGACCGGGCAGCTCGGAGACGTGATGAAAGAGTCGGCACAGATCGCTCTTTCCTACGTGCGGTCGCACGCGTCGGCGCTGGGTGTCGATGGCTCAGCCTTCGACCGTCACTTCCACGTGCACGTCCCAGCCGGAGCGGTTCCGAAGGACGGTCCCTCGGCGGGGATCACCATGGTGACGGCGCTGGCGAGCCTGGTGACCGGTCGCCCCGTCCGGAGCGAGGTGGGGATGACCGGCGAGGTGACGCTCCAAGGGAAGGTGCTGCCCATCGGAGGCGTCAAGCAGAAGCTCTTGGCCGCGCACCGCGCCGGGCTGAAGGAGGTCTTGCTCCCCAAGCGGAACGAGGCAGACCTCGACGACGTCCCGGAGACGGTGCGGCAGCAGATCCAGGTCCATCTCGTGAGCGACGTCGGCGAGGTCCTTGGGCTTGCGCTCCGACAGGTGGATGACGGCCTTGCCGAAGCGGTCGCGGGCGCCGCGTAGCGTTGGATCTGCGGGATTTGCCAGCGGCCGACCTCTCCGGCCTTCCCTTCGCTCAGCGATTCGGGTCTACCGACCAGACGTCGGGCTAGCAGACGCGATGCTCGCGCTGACCCCGTTGGATGCCGCCGGCGTCGGCGGGGGCTGCGTGGGCGCCGGGGGCGTGGTCGCGGTCGCCTGAGCGGCGACGGGTGGGGACGCCGGTGGCGCACCGGGAACGGCCGTGACCGGCGTCGCGGCCGACGGAGCGGCGGGCTGCTCCCGCGGCTTGTCCGTTCCCTGCCCGGCCGGCCGGTTCTCGACGTCGCTGGGCGCCGTCGTTGGTGTCGTCGGCAGGTCGGCGGGCTTCCCCGCCGTTCCGACGAGGGTCAGCATCGGGACGGGCACGTATTTGCTGTGCAGCGAGAGGACCCGTGGCTCGCCACCCGAATCCAGTGTTACGCGGCGGGTCACCGTGACATCAAAGCCGTCATGCGCTGACTGAACCAGGAGACTCCGGCCCCACGGCATGGTCGGATCCTCTTCCGTCTTCGGCGTTTGGTCCGCTGGCACGCGGTTCGTTATGACTGGCTCGGCGACGTCAACCTTCCACGCCGGTTTCTTGCCATAGAGGCTGAAGTAGATGTGGGAATCGTCGGTCGCGGACTGGATGAGAACGTAGTCGTTCGTCGGGTTCGACCATTTGAAGTCGAGTTTCGCGTCCTCGTCGACGGTCACGTCCAACCCCACCACGCCGCGCGAGGTATAGGCTGGGATCCAGTAGAGGTGCCAATACCGCTCTTCCAGCGGATAGCCGGCCCAAAAGACCGGCTGAAACAGCGTTGTCGCCACCTGGCAGATGCCTCCGCCCACGCTCGGCACCGTGTGGGCGCCCTCTTTTCCCGTGGTGATCCCGAACCCCCATCGGAAGCCCGCCTCGAGGGTTGTGGGGCCAACTTCTTTGTTGAAGGAGAACGTCGCCCCCGGCGGCACGACCACGCCGTTCAATCGTTCCGCGGCCAGCTTGATGTTCCACACCTTCTCTGGCACCGAACCGGCGAAGGATGTGCTGCCGGTATCGATTCGTTCCACGATGCCGAGGGATGCGGGGTCATCCGATGAGACGGTCGGGGCGACGGCCGCGACCGGGATCTCCACGACCCGCTCGCCAGACGCGAGCTTCGCCTTGATCAGCGCGGCGGTCGCGGGCTGGTCTAGCGTGCGTCCCTCGCGGCTGGGTCGCAGGACCGTCAGGTTTCCTCCATTGAAGGCAAAGCGGGCGTTCTGGACCTCCTGGTCCACGTCCTTCGCCACGCGCTGCACCAGCGCCTCGAGGCGCGCGTCGTCGATCGTCACGGTTATGGGATCGGTCGGCTGCGGCCCGCCCTGCAACGAGACCAGCCCGGCGATGTCGGCGCGCGAGAGTGGCCACGATTCCGATCCCCTCGTGAGGGTCAGTGGCGGTGCTTCGCCCAGCATGCGGTCGAGCTGCTCGACGGCGGGCTGAACCGTGCGATCCGGCACCGTGGGCGGAGTTTCGGTAACCACAAGCTCGACGGCAGAGACCGCCGATGCAAGCGCTCGTTTGATGCGCTCGCCGGATGCAGCGCTGTCGAGCGTGAGCCCGGTCTCCGCGGGCTGGTGGTCGACGGTTCCGTCGGGCGAGAGCGTGACGTGGGCATCTCGC
This genomic stretch from Chloroflexota bacterium harbors:
- a CDS encoding MarR family transcriptional regulator translates to MHQDRPGPADNLADRVWSLLLRLTFERVHQHVDAAAAELELATSQAIALSELEDERPISMRELAARLQCHPSNITGLVDRLEARGLVERRPDGRDRRVKGLALTAKGEQIRSTLARRLREAPPCVSCLPEADQRMLHDLLVRVLEAR
- the lon gene encoding endopeptidase La; amino-acid sequence: MPHMAVPIAIESDEARAAIAAARETSGLVILVPRIDGRYARVGTVAHIDESGRLPDGRAASILRGLHRGVLNSAAEERAGALWVTVEPAPDPPLDQLPGRARELAKEYRAIVESLLELRDATAIAHSLRGVEHPGQLADLSGYSPDLKLRQQLEILEERNVVTRLEKLISWSREILAEQSLKDKIRSEVDEGLEKRQREFYLRQQLEAIKRELGEDEDDAASEYRRRIADTPFPDDVRKEVERELKRLERTSEQNPEQGWIRNYLDWMLDLPWGKSSEDQFDIAEARRILDADHTGLEDVKDRIIEYLAVKKRRASRQLLPVGGRGSGAIITLVGPPGVGKTSLGESIARALGRKFARVSLGGIHDEAEIRGHRRTYVGAMPGRIVRALKEAGTMNPVIMLDEVDKVGADWRGDPSSALLEVLDPAQNHTFRDHYLEVDLDLSDVLFIPTANVVDTIPGPLLDRMEIVQLDGYTVQEKLAIARDHLVRRQLARNGLDAGEVGITDSGLLAIIEGHTRESGVRNLERQIGKLLRKAATKIDAGELSTPAEIGDADVSTYLGRPRFTPEVAERTDTPGVATGLAVTGTGGEVLFIEATHMPGDRGLTLTGQLGDVMKESAQIALSYVRSHASALGVDGSAFDRHFHVHVPAGAVPKDGPSAGITMVTALASLVTGRPVRSEVGMTGEVTLQGKVLPIGGVKQKLLAAHRAGLKEVLLPKRNEADLDDVPETVRQQIQVHLVSDVGEVLGLALRQVDDGLAEAVAGAA
- a CDS encoding peptidoglycan binding domain-containing protein is translated as MALVVSLFAIAGFQIISRDKILPGVTVVGSPVGWLDRPQATAQLAPNVDAYLARPVQIRYQSRAWTLTAQELGLRANPADLADAAYRVGREGTVFTRLFDEVRSFAGGLTVSIDNAIDQRRLDAALATIAGEIDRAPRDAHVTLSPDGTVDHQPAETGLTLDSAASGERIKRALASAVSAVELVVTETPPTVPDRTVQPAVEQLDRMLGEAPPLTLTRGSESWPLSRADIAGLVSLQGGPQPTDPITVTIDDARLEALVQRVAKDVDQEVQNARFAFNGGNLTVLRPSREGRTLDQPATAALIKAKLASGERVVEIPVAAVAPTVSSDDPASLGIVERIDTGSTSFAGSVPEKVWNIKLAAERLNGVVVPPGATFSFNKEVGPTTLEAGFRWGFGITTGKEGAHTVPSVGGGICQVATTLFQPVFWAGYPLEERYWHLYWIPAYTSRGVVGLDVTVDEDAKLDFKWSNPTNDYVLIQSATDDSHIYFSLYGKKPAWKVDVAEPVITNRVPADQTPKTEEDPTMPWGRSLLVQSAHDGFDVTVTRRVTLDSGGEPRVLSLHSKYVPVPMLTLVGTAGKPADLPTTPTTAPSDVENRPAGQGTDKPREQPAAPSAATPVTAVPGAPPASPPVAAQATATTPPAPTQPPPTPAASNGVSASIASASPTSGR